A genomic window from Sanguibacter antarcticus includes:
- a CDS encoding LacI family DNA-binding transcriptional regulator encodes MSTDPPRQKRATIIDVAREAGVSRGTVSRVINGERYVSSEAEAAIKAAISKVGYRPNVAARNLVMQRSQAVALVVHEPASLFAEDPNIGAIMLGANAALSAADYQMVLLIVDSERDTERVSRYLSGSYADGVIMVSARTHDPITRVIEKIGLPATFVGHPPDVTQMAFVGIDNRASARAITERLVATGRSRIGMIAAALDRDSGADRLAGFRDALGDRFDANLVEAVPLYEFASGVTAMQELLRREPQIDGVFAASDAVAAGAMNALRSAGRSIPQDVGIVGFDDSTWALRTKPQLSTVHQPAQGLGAAAAASVLSQLHGETPPAGGVLLDTPVVWRGSA; translated from the coding sequence GTGTCCACCGATCCGCCACGTCAGAAGCGCGCAACGATCATCGACGTGGCTCGTGAAGCCGGTGTCTCCCGCGGCACGGTCAGCCGCGTCATCAACGGTGAGCGATACGTGTCCTCCGAGGCAGAGGCCGCGATCAAGGCGGCCATCAGCAAGGTCGGGTACCGCCCGAACGTCGCAGCACGCAACCTCGTGATGCAGCGCTCGCAGGCGGTGGCGCTCGTCGTGCACGAGCCCGCGTCGCTCTTCGCCGAGGACCCCAACATCGGCGCCATCATGCTCGGTGCCAACGCCGCGCTCTCCGCCGCGGACTACCAGATGGTGCTGCTCATCGTGGACTCCGAGCGAGACACCGAACGCGTCTCGCGCTACCTGAGCGGCAGCTACGCCGACGGCGTGATCATGGTCTCGGCCCGTACCCACGACCCGATCACCCGGGTCATCGAGAAGATCGGGCTGCCGGCCACCTTCGTCGGGCATCCTCCAGACGTCACCCAGATGGCGTTCGTCGGCATCGACAACCGCGCCTCGGCACGAGCCATCACCGAACGGCTCGTCGCGACCGGACGGTCACGGATCGGGATGATCGCCGCGGCTCTCGACCGCGACTCAGGAGCCGACCGGCTCGCCGGTTTCCGGGACGCGCTCGGCGACCGGTTCGACGCGAACCTCGTGGAAGCGGTGCCGCTCTACGAGTTCGCCTCCGGCGTGACCGCCATGCAAGAGCTGCTCCGACGCGAGCCACAGATCGACGGGGTGTTCGCAGCCTCCGACGCCGTCGCCGCGGGCGCGATGAACGCGCTGCGCTCAGCAGGCCGCTCGATCCCCCAGGACGTCGGCATCGTGGGATTCGACGACAGCACGTGGGCACTGCGCACCAAACCCCAGCTGTCGACCGTCCACCAGCCCGCACAGGGCCTCGGCGCGGCGGCCGCAGCATCCGTGCTCAGCCAGCTGCACGGCGAGACGCCCCCGGCGGGCGGCGTCCTGCTCGACACCCCGGTCGTCTGGCGCGGCTCGGCCTAG
- a CDS encoding ABC transporter substrate-binding protein produces the protein MQLKTRAVTVALLSSLALAGCASSDEATDSTDAAACAPSDGAVSLTFTSWIPGIEDTVAVWNENNPDIQVTVQTGPNGNGGTYQNFFNQLKAGNAPDLGQIEYDALPNFRVQDGLTDLGACENVMAAQDQFVDWTWNQVSFGEEGSAYAVPQDSGPTALFYRSDLFEENGIAVPTTWAEFADAAEKVRAAGGYITNFSQSDINQFASFVWQADGSWFQNDGENWTVDLTSDASITVADYWQDLIDRDLVSTYPAWTSEWDNAYNSGEVWAWNSAVWGANSIASGAPDTAGNWSVAQSPQWVAGDTAAGNWGGSSTAVFSSSEHPYEAAEFALWLNTSDEALTMLNESANIYPATTAGLELPVLKEGVEFYGDQAIYDVFAAASAEVNPDFTWGPTMTQTYNDVSDGFKAAVSGTGTLAEALEAGQASTIEALKAQSIPVNE, from the coding sequence ATGCAGCTCAAGACACGAGCGGTCACCGTCGCCCTGCTCTCCAGCCTGGCTCTGGCCGGCTGTGCAAGCTCGGACGAGGCAACCGACAGCACAGACGCTGCCGCCTGCGCCCCGTCAGACGGCGCTGTCTCTCTCACGTTCACGTCGTGGATCCCCGGGATCGAAGACACCGTCGCGGTGTGGAACGAGAACAACCCTGACATCCAGGTCACGGTGCAGACCGGACCGAACGGCAACGGCGGCACCTACCAGAACTTCTTCAACCAGCTGAAGGCTGGCAACGCTCCCGACCTCGGCCAGATCGAGTACGACGCGCTGCCGAACTTCCGTGTCCAGGACGGCCTCACCGATCTTGGAGCGTGCGAGAACGTCATGGCCGCTCAGGACCAGTTCGTGGACTGGACCTGGAACCAGGTCAGCTTCGGTGAAGAAGGTTCGGCGTACGCGGTCCCGCAGGACTCCGGCCCCACGGCCCTGTTCTACCGCTCGGACCTCTTCGAGGAGAACGGCATCGCTGTCCCGACCACCTGGGCAGAGTTCGCCGACGCAGCGGAGAAGGTGCGCGCCGCAGGCGGGTACATCACCAACTTCTCGCAGAGCGACATCAACCAGTTCGCCAGCTTCGTCTGGCAGGCTGACGGCAGCTGGTTCCAGAACGACGGAGAGAACTGGACGGTCGACCTGACGAGCGACGCCTCGATCACGGTTGCCGACTACTGGCAGGACCTCATCGACCGCGACCTCGTCTCGACGTACCCGGCGTGGACGAGCGAGTGGGACAACGCCTACAACTCCGGCGAGGTCTGGGCCTGGAACTCCGCTGTGTGGGGTGCCAACTCCATCGCGAGCGGCGCGCCGGACACCGCGGGCAACTGGTCCGTGGCTCAGTCCCCGCAGTGGGTGGCTGGCGACACGGCCGCAGGTAACTGGGGCGGATCGTCCACCGCAGTCTTCAGCAGCTCGGAGCACCCGTACGAGGCTGCAGAGTTCGCTCTCTGGCTGAACACCTCGGACGAGGCGCTCACGATGCTCAACGAGTCGGCCAACATCTACCCGGCGACCACGGCCGGTCTGGAGCTGCCGGTGCTCAAGGAGGGCGTCGAGTTCTACGGCGACCAGGCGATCTACGACGTGTTCGCGGCCGCTTCCGCCGAGGTCAACCCTGACTTCACGTGGGGACCGACCATGACGCAGACGTACAACGACGTCTCTGACGGCTTCAAGGCTGCCGTCTCGGGAACGGGCACCCTCGCTGAGGCGCTCGAGGCCGGCCAGGCGTCGACGATCGAGGCGCTCAAGGCACAGTCAATCCCCGTCAACGAGTAG
- a CDS encoding alpha/beta fold hydrolase, protein MLAHERSGPVGRTPLLLIHAGIADRRMWDPVWPALTAVQDVVRLDLRGYGESTAQPVGPWSPRADVLATLDSLGIGRVHVVGCSFGAGVAVEVALERPEAVASLVLVAPGGALLTERTDELVAFFEAEGNALEAGDLDAAVEANLRAWVDGPRRGPDAVPASVRDKVGAMQRRVFDITGGWPDEVWSAEEDLSPAAPYRYGEIMVPTLVLSGGLDIESIRQAGEHLVAGVQTASAVVWDEVAHLPSMERPQDFAALVPAG, encoded by the coding sequence ATGCTCGCACACGAACGCTCCGGTCCCGTCGGGCGGACCCCGCTCCTGCTCATTCACGCGGGGATCGCGGACCGCCGGATGTGGGACCCCGTCTGGCCAGCACTCACCGCCGTGCAGGATGTCGTGCGACTGGACCTTCGCGGGTACGGCGAGTCGACTGCACAGCCGGTCGGGCCGTGGTCGCCGCGCGCTGACGTGCTCGCGACGCTCGACTCCCTCGGGATCGGACGCGTGCACGTGGTCGGGTGCTCGTTCGGTGCGGGTGTCGCGGTCGAGGTGGCGCTCGAACGCCCGGAGGCCGTCGCCTCGCTCGTGCTGGTAGCGCCCGGCGGCGCCCTGCTCACAGAGCGGACCGACGAGCTCGTGGCGTTCTTCGAGGCCGAGGGCAACGCCCTCGAGGCCGGAGACCTCGACGCCGCCGTCGAGGCGAACCTCCGTGCATGGGTCGACGGCCCACGCCGCGGTCCAGATGCCGTGCCGGCCAGCGTGCGGGACAAGGTCGGTGCGATGCAGCGGCGCGTCTTCGATATCACGGGCGGGTGGCCCGACGAGGTGTGGAGCGCCGAGGAGGACCTCTCCCCCGCTGCACCGTACCGCTACGGCGAGATCATGGTGCCGACCCTGGTCCTCTCCGGAGGGCTCGACATCGAAAGCATCAGGCAGGCAGGCGAGCACCTGGTGGCCGGCGTCCAGACCGCGAGCGCCGTGGTGTGGGACGAGGTGGCCCACCTCCCGTCGATGGAGCGGCCGCAGGACTTCGCGGCCTTGGTGCCGGCCGGGTGA
- a CDS encoding carbohydrate ABC transporter permease, giving the protein MFSRTGAMLVMGISAVYFLIPIWWLLVASTKDQSQFTNTNPLWFADFSLFQNIADLVAYRDGVFLRWMMNSVLYAGGGALIATLLAAGCGYALAKYRFPGRDLLFNIVLGGVLVPATALALPLFLIFSQISATNTFWSVFLPSLVSPFGVYLTRIYAAASVPDELLEAARLDGSGEVRTFFTVSVRLMFPALVTVFLFQFVAIWNNFFLPLIMLRDETLFPVTLGLYAWNSQVNQIPELRGYVLIGALLSIIPLIITFLFLQRFWRNGLGAGSVK; this is encoded by the coding sequence ATGTTCTCCCGGACCGGTGCCATGCTCGTCATGGGCATCTCCGCGGTGTACTTCCTCATCCCGATCTGGTGGCTGCTCGTCGCCTCCACCAAGGACCAGTCCCAGTTCACGAACACCAACCCGCTGTGGTTCGCCGACTTCAGCCTGTTCCAGAACATCGCGGACCTCGTCGCCTACCGTGACGGTGTCTTCCTGCGCTGGATGATGAACTCGGTCCTCTACGCCGGGGGCGGCGCGCTCATCGCGACGCTGCTGGCCGCAGGGTGCGGGTACGCGCTGGCCAAGTACCGGTTCCCGGGACGGGACCTGCTGTTCAACATCGTGCTCGGCGGCGTCCTCGTGCCGGCCACGGCGCTGGCGCTCCCGCTGTTCCTCATCTTCAGCCAGATCAGCGCGACGAACACGTTCTGGTCGGTGTTCCTCCCCAGCCTCGTCAGCCCGTTCGGCGTCTACCTCACACGCATCTATGCGGCAGCGAGCGTCCCCGACGAGCTGCTCGAGGCCGCGAGGCTCGACGGCTCTGGCGAGGTCCGCACCTTCTTCACCGTCTCGGTCAGGCTCATGTTCCCTGCCCTGGTCACGGTCTTCCTCTTCCAGTTCGTCGCGATCTGGAACAACTTCTTCCTGCCGCTCATCATGCTGCGGGACGAGACCCTCTTTCCTGTCACGCTCGGTCTCTACGCCTGGAACTCTCAGGTCAACCAGATTCCGGAGCTGCGTGGCTACGTGCTGATCGGAGCGCTCCTGTCGATCATTCCGCTCATCATCACGTTCCTGTTCTTGCAACGTTTTTGGCGCAACGGCCTGGGGGCGGGCTCCGTCAAGTAA
- a CDS encoding carbohydrate ABC transporter permease gives MPKVPRRRIPHKKAIATFVLPFGVLFTLFYLAPIGYAVYQSMLVIERDGTFGQAKEVFGGLTQYVAVFNNGPFWTSIGRVLTFGIVQVPVMLGVALLLALLLDSPLVKGKKFFRLAFFVPYAVPGVIAAIMWGFLYSPNLSPFTALTSNINFLSADLVLWAMANVVTWVYVGYNMLIIYSALLAIPTDIYEAATLDGAGQMRITWSIKIPLIIPALTLTAIFSVIGTLQLLAEPQVFRTFSSAVTSTYTPNLAVYSTSAVPNFSLAAAMSVVLALATFALSFTILKFTQRKADQ, from the coding sequence ATGCCCAAGGTCCCGAGGCGGCGGATCCCGCACAAGAAGGCGATCGCGACCTTCGTCCTGCCGTTCGGCGTCCTGTTCACGCTGTTCTACCTGGCGCCGATCGGCTACGCCGTCTACCAGTCGATGCTCGTGATCGAGCGTGACGGGACGTTCGGCCAGGCGAAGGAGGTGTTCGGCGGTCTCACCCAGTACGTCGCGGTGTTCAACAACGGCCCGTTCTGGACCTCCATCGGGCGCGTCCTGACGTTCGGCATCGTGCAGGTGCCGGTGATGCTCGGCGTCGCGCTGCTCCTGGCGCTGCTGCTCGACTCGCCGCTGGTGAAAGGCAAGAAGTTCTTCCGCCTCGCTTTCTTCGTGCCCTACGCCGTGCCGGGAGTCATCGCCGCGATCATGTGGGGATTCCTCTACTCGCCGAACCTCTCGCCGTTCACAGCACTCACCTCGAACATCAACTTCCTCTCCGCGGACCTCGTCCTGTGGGCGATGGCGAACGTCGTCACCTGGGTCTACGTCGGGTACAACATGCTCATCATCTACTCGGCGCTGCTGGCGATCCCGACCGACATCTACGAGGCCGCCACGCTCGACGGCGCCGGACAGATGCGCATCACCTGGTCGATCAAGATCCCGCTCATCATCCCGGCGCTGACGCTCACCGCGATCTTCTCGGTCATCGGGACGCTGCAGCTGCTCGCCGAGCCCCAGGTGTTCCGGACGTTCAGCTCCGCTGTCACGAGCACGTACACGCCGAACCTCGCCGTGTACTCGACGTCGGCAGTCCCCAACTTCAGCCTGGCCGCGGCCATGTCCGTGGTGCTCGCGCTCGCTACCTTCGCCCTGTCCTTCACCATCCTCAAGTTCACCCAGCGAAAGGCCGACCAGTGA
- a CDS encoding beta-galactosidase, with protein MGRALTSPATPPSRRPVFTHDGIAFGCDYNPEQWSREVWNDDVRLMREAGVDLVAINIFGWSHIEPRDGVYDFEGLDAIIELLHANGIRVNLGTGTASTPPWLTHQHPEILPIMADGTTRYPGGRQAWCPSSPVFRERALRLVDKVAERYGSHPAVAIWHVSNELGCHNALCYNDETAAAFRLWLQRRYATIADLNAAWGTSFWSQRYSTFEEILPPMLTVSTSNPSQLVDFHRFSSDELLDHYRSEYAALRRHSTIPITTNFMVTAHIKNLDYWSWAPEMDIVANDHYLDNRLADPTAELSFSDDLTRGLAQGAPWILMEHSTSAVNWQPLNRAKQPGEMTRNSLTHVARGADGVCFFQWRASLQGSEKFHSALVPHAGTDTDLWREVVELGATLDRLDEVAGSRVVADVAIVFSWESWWSADGESRPSQSVDYLQQVHAAHGALRELGITTDVVAPGADLSGYRLVVVPGLYMVTDADAAVINDYVASGGHALVTFFSGIVDEDDRVRPGGYPGAFREMLGITVEEFVPLAPAERVTLSTGATARLWTERLRSAGADVLARYVDGPLPGSPAHTKHVFGQGVGCYLATVLDRDDLKNVLRTLAADAGVVPIGPDLGGSVEVVRRASAQASYLFIVNHSADPVDIPVRGTELVTGSIVRDSVLVPAGAVRVVKEENAA; from the coding sequence ATGGGAAGAGCCTTGACCTCGCCAGCGACACCCCCGAGCCGGCGCCCCGTGTTCACTCACGACGGCATCGCCTTCGGCTGCGACTACAACCCCGAGCAATGGAGCCGTGAGGTCTGGAACGACGACGTCCGGCTCATGCGCGAGGCTGGAGTCGACCTCGTCGCGATCAACATCTTCGGCTGGTCCCACATCGAGCCGCGCGACGGTGTCTACGACTTCGAGGGGCTCGACGCCATCATCGAGCTCCTTCACGCGAACGGCATCCGGGTCAACCTCGGAACAGGAACGGCATCCACGCCGCCGTGGCTCACGCACCAGCACCCCGAGATCCTCCCGATCATGGCCGACGGCACCACCCGCTACCCGGGCGGTCGCCAGGCCTGGTGCCCCAGCTCGCCCGTCTTCCGCGAACGAGCGCTCCGGCTCGTCGACAAGGTCGCCGAGCGGTACGGCTCGCACCCCGCGGTGGCGATCTGGCACGTCTCGAACGAGCTCGGCTGCCACAACGCCCTGTGCTACAACGACGAGACCGCAGCCGCGTTCCGGCTCTGGTTGCAGCGGCGCTACGCGACCATCGCCGACCTCAACGCCGCCTGGGGCACGTCCTTCTGGAGCCAGCGCTACAGCACGTTCGAGGAGATCCTCCCGCCGATGCTCACGGTGTCGACGTCGAACCCGAGCCAGCTCGTCGACTTCCACCGCTTCAGCTCTGACGAGCTGCTCGACCACTACCGCAGCGAGTACGCCGCCCTGCGCCGGCACAGCACCATCCCGATCACGACGAACTTCATGGTGACCGCCCACATCAAGAACCTGGACTACTGGTCCTGGGCCCCTGAGATGGACATCGTCGCCAACGACCACTACCTCGACAACCGCCTGGCAGACCCGACCGCCGAGCTGTCGTTCTCCGACGACCTCACCCGAGGCCTGGCTCAGGGCGCCCCGTGGATCCTCATGGAGCACTCCACGAGCGCCGTGAACTGGCAGCCGCTCAACCGGGCGAAGCAGCCGGGGGAGATGACGCGCAACTCGCTCACCCACGTCGCACGCGGCGCTGACGGTGTCTGCTTCTTCCAGTGGCGTGCCTCCCTGCAGGGGTCGGAGAAGTTCCACTCCGCGCTGGTGCCGCACGCAGGGACCGACACCGACCTCTGGCGCGAGGTCGTCGAGCTCGGCGCGACCCTCGACCGTCTCGACGAGGTCGCCGGCAGCCGGGTCGTCGCCGACGTCGCCATCGTGTTCAGCTGGGAGTCGTGGTGGAGCGCCGACGGCGAGTCCCGTCCGTCTCAGAGCGTCGACTACCTCCAGCAGGTGCACGCCGCCCACGGCGCCCTGCGCGAGCTCGGCATCACCACGGACGTCGTCGCTCCCGGCGCGGACCTCAGCGGCTACCGCCTGGTCGTCGTGCCCGGCCTGTACATGGTCACGGACGCGGACGCCGCGGTCATCAACGACTACGTCGCGTCGGGCGGTCACGCTCTCGTCACGTTCTTCAGCGGCATCGTCGACGAAGACGACCGGGTGCGTCCTGGCGGCTACCCGGGCGCGTTCCGCGAGATGCTCGGCATCACGGTCGAAGAGTTCGTGCCGCTGGCCCCCGCAGAGCGGGTCACCCTGAGCACGGGCGCGACGGCGAGACTCTGGACGGAGCGCCTGCGCTCGGCCGGTGCCGATGTCCTCGCCCGGTACGTCGACGGCCCGCTGCCCGGTTCCCCGGCCCACACCAAGCACGTGTTCGGCCAAGGGGTCGGCTGCTACCTGGCCACGGTCCTCGACCGTGACGACCTGAAGAACGTGCTGCGCACGCTGGCAGCAGACGCGGGCGTCGTCCCGATCGGCCCTGACCTGGGGGGCTCGGTCGAGGTCGTCCGTCGGGCGTCCGCGCAAGCGTCCTACCTGTTCATCGTCAACCACTCGGCCGATCCGGTCGATATCCCTGTCAGGGGAACCGAGCTCGTCACCGGATCGATCGTCCGTGACAGCGTGCTCGTACCCGCGGGTGCCGTCCGCGTCGTGAAAGAGGAGAACGCAGCATGA
- a CDS encoding alpha-glucosidase encodes MTDAPGTVPAPSVFAEQPAWWTRAVVYQIYLRSFADSNGDGFGDIGGIRSKLDHLAELGVDVLWLSPIYPSPQHDNGYDISDYEDVDPLFGSLEELDLLIAETHARGMKLVMDLVVNHTSDEHPWFVESRSSLSNPKRDWYWWRSPRQVAGSDVLVEPNEWRSAFSGPAWTFDATTGEYYLHLFAPQQPDLNWENPEVREAVYAMMNRWLDRGVDGFRMDVINLVSKRLEHIDGREPVSGLGFSMGPRLHEFMREMHEAVFASRSGEYLTVGEMPGVTVEEARLFTDPARRELDMVFQFEHVSLDQGVDKFHPLPLDLVALKASLGRWQEGLAEAGWNSLYLNNHDQPRLVSRFGDDGQYRYESATLWATLLHLQRGTPYIYQGEEIGMTNVPFASIDDFRDLESVNYYREAVRERGFSADVVLDGLRKMSRDNARTPVQWDGSAQAGFTAGEPWIPVNPNYVDVNAEADRASERSVFAFYQRLIALRHAEDVVAVGDLTMLEIEHPTLYAAARSLGGVRLLVVGNVSGEELEVPLLAEWGGATLVLSNTGTTASGASITSLAPWEVRVYRVA; translated from the coding sequence GTGACTGACGCACCTGGAACCGTGCCCGCACCGTCCGTGTTCGCTGAGCAGCCTGCGTGGTGGACGCGTGCGGTGGTCTACCAGATCTACCTGCGGAGCTTCGCGGACTCGAACGGCGACGGGTTCGGGGACATCGGCGGGATCCGGTCGAAGCTTGATCATCTCGCCGAGCTCGGTGTCGACGTCCTGTGGTTGTCGCCGATCTATCCGTCGCCGCAGCACGACAACGGGTACGACATCAGCGACTACGAGGACGTCGACCCGCTGTTCGGGTCGCTCGAGGAGCTCGACCTCTTGATCGCGGAGACGCACGCGCGCGGGATGAAGCTCGTCATGGACCTCGTGGTGAACCACACGAGCGACGAGCACCCGTGGTTCGTCGAGTCGCGGTCGTCGCTCTCCAACCCGAAGCGGGACTGGTACTGGTGGCGCTCGCCGCGCCAGGTGGCGGGCTCGGACGTGCTGGTGGAGCCGAACGAGTGGCGGTCGGCCTTCAGCGGGCCTGCGTGGACTTTCGACGCGACGACGGGCGAGTACTACCTGCACCTGTTCGCGCCGCAGCAGCCGGATCTCAACTGGGAGAACCCCGAGGTGCGCGAGGCGGTCTACGCGATGATGAACCGCTGGCTCGACCGCGGGGTCGACGGCTTCCGCATGGACGTCATCAATCTCGTCTCGAAGAGGCTCGAGCACATCGACGGTCGCGAGCCTGTCAGCGGGCTGGGCTTCTCGATGGGGCCGCGGCTGCACGAGTTCATGCGGGAGATGCACGAGGCCGTGTTCGCCTCGCGGTCGGGGGAGTACCTGACGGTGGGGGAGATGCCGGGAGTCACGGTCGAGGAGGCTCGGTTGTTCACGGACCCGGCGCGCCGCGAGCTCGACATGGTGTTCCAGTTCGAGCACGTGTCACTGGACCAGGGGGTCGACAAGTTCCACCCGTTGCCGCTCGATCTTGTGGCGCTCAAGGCGTCGCTCGGGCGCTGGCAGGAGGGCTTGGCGGAGGCGGGCTGGAACAGCCTGTATCTCAACAACCACGACCAGCCGCGCCTGGTGTCGCGTTTCGGCGACGACGGTCAGTATCGCTACGAATCGGCGACCCTGTGGGCGACGCTTCTGCACCTGCAGCGGGGGACGCCGTACATCTACCAGGGCGAAGAGATCGGCATGACGAACGTGCCGTTCGCGAGCATCGATGACTTCCGGGACCTCGAGTCGGTGAACTACTACCGCGAGGCGGTGAGGGAGCGCGGGTTCTCTGCTGACGTGGTGCTCGACGGGCTGCGGAAGATGAGCCGGGACAATGCTCGGACGCCGGTGCAGTGGGACGGTTCTGCGCAGGCGGGGTTCACGGCGGGGGAGCCGTGGATTCCGGTGAACCCGAACTATGTGGATGTGAACGCGGAGGCTGATCGGGCCTCTGAGCGGAGCGTGTTCGCGTTCTACCAGCGGCTGATCGCGCTGCGGCACGCGGAAGACGTCGTTGCTGTCGGGGACCTGACAATGCTCGAGATAGAGCACCCGACGCTGTATGCGGCCGCGCGGTCGCTCGGGGGTGTGCGGTTGTTGGTGGTCGGGAACGTGTCGGGGGAGGAGCTGGAGGTGCCGCTGCTTGCGGAGTGGGGCGGCGCGACGCTCGTACTGTCCAACACCGGGACGACGGCGAGCGGGGCGTCGATCACCTCGCTCGCGCCGTGGGAGGTGCGGGTCTACCGGGTCGCCTGA